A portion of the Leptospira congkakensis genome contains these proteins:
- a CDS encoding UTP--glucose-1-phosphate uridylyltransferase, whose product MEKQKSDQLIRDTMKTAGLSDAFITDFISKVDAVRNGETGMVNWEEVGDLDPKTDEISLESIHSSYPTDLSLLSKLVVIKLNGGLGTSMGLDKAKSLIPIKGSMSFLAVMAKQIEFIRSEYGIGVPLLFMDSYNTQEDSQKELEKNGFKQSLRTSFLQNKVPRLDAKTFAPIQNKNQKENWCPPGHGDIYFTMVQEGILDELLSAGFEIAFLSNGDNLGATVDPHIVSYLLKEDIHFAMEMTPKTLADKKGGAIYRKTVGGKFIQYELLETAQVPKEHENEFSGLGKFRTFSTNNLWINLRALKERFNQGNFSLSLIVNPKQVDGIPVIQLETAMGSAVGNFPKFKGIIIPRDRFAPVKKTEDYLVRRSDAYILNADFSLTMTKERKAYGLGEILVQLDESYYKKIHQFDSLFLEYPSLLFCEELVVTGEVLFDTPIAIKGKVKIQNLSGGLKTISSLGRTEFENETVSL is encoded by the coding sequence ATGGAGAAACAGAAATCCGACCAATTGATTAGAGATACCATGAAGACCGCTGGTCTTTCCGATGCGTTCATCACCGATTTTATAAGTAAGGTAGATGCTGTGAGAAACGGCGAAACAGGGATGGTGAATTGGGAGGAAGTAGGAGATTTAGATCCCAAAACCGATGAAATTTCTTTAGAATCGATCCATTCTTCTTATCCTACAGATCTTAGTTTATTATCCAAATTGGTTGTGATCAAATTGAATGGAGGACTTGGAACCAGTATGGGTCTGGATAAGGCAAAGTCTCTCATCCCAATCAAAGGTTCTATGTCTTTTCTGGCCGTCATGGCAAAACAAATTGAATTCATCCGTTCTGAGTATGGGATTGGTGTTCCTTTGCTTTTTATGGATTCTTATAACACACAAGAAGATTCACAAAAAGAGTTAGAAAAAAACGGATTCAAACAATCCTTACGCACAAGTTTTTTACAAAACAAAGTTCCGAGGTTGGATGCAAAAACTTTTGCCCCCATCCAAAACAAAAATCAAAAAGAAAACTGGTGCCCACCAGGGCATGGTGATATTTATTTTACGATGGTCCAAGAGGGAATTTTGGATGAATTACTTTCTGCGGGGTTTGAAATCGCTTTTCTTTCTAACGGAGACAATTTAGGAGCCACTGTTGATCCGCATATTGTGAGTTATCTTTTGAAAGAAGACATTCATTTCGCAATGGAGATGACTCCAAAAACTCTTGCGGATAAAAAAGGCGGAGCCATTTATCGCAAAACAGTTGGTGGTAAATTCATCCAATACGAACTTTTAGAAACAGCCCAAGTGCCCAAAGAACATGAAAATGAATTCAGTGGACTTGGGAAATTTAGAACTTTTTCAACCAACAATCTTTGGATCAATCTTCGCGCTTTAAAAGAAAGATTCAATCAAGGGAACTTTTCACTTTCTCTCATTGTCAATCCCAAACAAGTGGATGGTATACCAGTCATTCAATTAGAAACGGCAATGGGAAGTGCAGTCGGAAATTTTCCTAAGTTTAAAGGGATCATCATACCGAGAGATAGGTTTGCCCCTGTGAAAAAAACAGAAGATTATCTTGTGCGACGTTCGGATGCTTATATTCTCAATGCTGACTTTTCGCTTACCATGACAAAGGAAAGAAAAGCTTATGGACTTGGTGAAATTTTAGTACAACTAGATGAATCCTATTATAAAAAAATTCATCAGTTTGATTCATTATTTTTAGAATACCCTTCACTTCTTTTTTGTGAAGAGTTGGTTGTGACTGGTGAAGTATTGTTTGATACCCCCATCGCGATTAAGGGAAAAGTAAAAATCCAAAACTTGTCGGGTGGACTAAAAACTATCTCTTCGCTTGGCAGAACAGAATTTGAAAACGAAACCGTCTCTTTATGA
- a CDS encoding esterase/lipase family protein → MFRFIEYLERFWALLSFYLPSHLFVENNKDKNILIVPGFQAGRSYYSRLKSNLDNLGFKVGILSTLRDPLSLEEAVKYLANQILTAPNEVTLIAHNTGGLLVLILPDEARRKVKRLITLGTPFHGSDRFTNTRQSYWGYESDWVKTNYKNALFFPLFQPLSAIEDFSFPPQESTEFGQGRDLWFDIPGNYNLVRRNENIRTLREFLGTPKDSISFQASPKANPEFAVPKKIEVDFSKYEPSVYKKTQKQIAVKKKSAAKKAKPTQKSKPVAKPKAKKKVKKR, encoded by the coding sequence ATGTTTCGATTCATAGAATATCTGGAACGTTTTTGGGCGTTATTGTCATTTTATCTTCCCAGCCATTTGTTTGTGGAGAATAATAAAGATAAAAACATATTGATCGTGCCTGGGTTTCAGGCGGGACGTTCTTACTATTCAAGACTTAAATCCAATTTAGATAATTTAGGATTTAAAGTCGGAATTCTTTCTACTCTCCGCGACCCTCTCTCTTTGGAAGAAGCGGTCAAATACCTTGCCAATCAAATCCTCACGGCACCTAACGAAGTGACTTTGATTGCTCATAACACAGGTGGACTTCTTGTTCTGATTTTGCCAGATGAAGCCAGAAGAAAAGTAAAAAGGTTAATTACCTTAGGAACTCCTTTTCATGGTTCGGACCGGTTTACAAACACAAGACAATCCTATTGGGGTTACGAATCCGACTGGGTAAAAACAAATTACAAAAATGCACTTTTCTTTCCTCTTTTCCAACCTCTCTCTGCCATCGAAGACTTCTCTTTTCCTCCACAAGAGAGTACAGAGTTTGGCCAAGGTCGTGATCTATGGTTTGATATTCCTGGAAACTATAACTTAGTTAGAAGAAATGAAAACATTCGAACACTCAGAGAATTTTTAGGTACACCGAAAGACAGCATATCATTTCAAGCCTCGCCCAAAGCGAATCCTGAATTTGCAGTCCCTAAAAAGATTGAGGTGGATTTTTCTAAGTATGAACCATCTGTTTATAAAAAAACCCAGAAACAGATAGCGGTAAAAAAGAAATCGGCAGCGAAAAAAGCCAAACCAACACAAAAATCAAAACCAGTGGCAAAACCAAAAGCCAAAAAAAAGGTCAAAAAAAGATAA
- a CDS encoding four-helix bundle copper-binding protein, with protein MNRKELLQKAGMAVAVSGILSTLSAEDHDHSTMTMPAAGKSKYSKAMMAALHCQLSAEVCLSHCLTELGKGDKSLAACATSTREVISLCESFVKLASQSSAYTKKLANLCIEVCEACAKECDKHAAHHTVCKECRDSCLACVKELKKV; from the coding sequence ATGAATCGCAAAGAATTATTACAAAAAGCAGGAATGGCTGTAGCCGTTTCCGGAATTTTATCCACACTTTCAGCAGAAGACCATGACCACTCTACGATGACAATGCCTGCGGCTGGAAAATCTAAGTATTCCAAAGCTATGATGGCAGCTCTGCACTGCCAACTTTCTGCAGAGGTTTGCCTCAGCCATTGTCTCACAGAACTAGGAAAAGGGGATAAGTCACTCGCGGCTTGTGCCACTAGCACAAGGGAAGTCATTAGTTTATGTGAATCCTTTGTGAAGTTGGCAAGCCAGTCGTCGGCTTATACCAAGAAGTTAGCAAATCTTTGTATTGAGGTTTGTGAAGCTTGTGCTAAGGAATGTGATAAACATGCGGCTCACCATACAGTCTGTAAAGAGTGTCGCGATAGTTGCCTTGCTTGTGTCAAAGAGTTGAAAAAAGTTTAA
- a CDS encoding TraB/GumN family protein: MRSIKKTTPARKSTKKGFKTTEPYLFQTIGKTEVHILGTAHVSKRSVDEVEKMIQTLKPDVICVELCESRMKSVEDPDYLKKLDIFKVFKERKMWLLLSSLILSSFQKKIGNKDIKPGDEMRKAITMGRTLKKPVVPVDREIQTTLKRSWGNVGFFSKMYLFSALLASLLVREDVSDDKIEEMKSDDILKDLFSQIPKKYESVKHVIIDERDVYLAEKIRQSAEGKSVKKVLAIVGAGHLAGIERNIQIGNDLSALDEVPKRKWWDNISIILYPTFFAGLIGYTTWSQGGEAGMDLFSKLIYIKGGLAALGALIAWAHPISILLAFITAPIGTFVPIFKAGWVSALSESYLRKPLVEDFEHIAEDSESFAGFWKNRVLHIFLVFFLPQFGSTIGTFIVAGKGLKNLF, translated from the coding sequence ATGCGTTCAATCAAAAAAACAACTCCTGCCAGAAAATCTACCAAAAAAGGTTTCAAAACAACGGAACCTTATCTCTTCCAAACCATCGGAAAAACGGAAGTCCACATTCTTGGAACAGCACATGTGTCCAAACGAAGTGTAGATGAAGTCGAGAAAATGATCCAAACATTAAAACCCGATGTGATTTGTGTGGAGTTATGTGAGTCACGAATGAAGTCGGTAGAAGATCCCGACTATCTTAAAAAATTAGATATATTCAAAGTATTTAAAGAAAGAAAGATGTGGTTACTTTTATCCAGTCTCATCCTTTCTTCGTTTCAGAAAAAAATCGGAAACAAAGATATCAAACCTGGTGATGAAATGCGTAAGGCAATCACTATGGGTCGCACACTAAAAAAACCGGTAGTGCCAGTTGACAGAGAGATCCAAACCACACTCAAACGGTCTTGGGGGAATGTAGGATTTTTCTCAAAAATGTATCTCTTCAGTGCGTTACTTGCATCACTACTGGTTCGGGAAGATGTATCAGATGATAAAATCGAAGAGATGAAGTCGGATGACATTCTCAAAGACCTATTTTCCCAAATTCCAAAAAAATATGAGTCTGTCAAACATGTGATCATTGATGAAAGAGATGTGTATCTAGCAGAAAAAATTCGCCAGTCAGCAGAAGGGAAGTCGGTAAAAAAAGTTTTAGCGATTGTTGGTGCAGGTCATTTGGCTGGGATCGAAAGAAATATCCAAATTGGGAACGACTTGTCCGCGTTAGATGAAGTTCCCAAACGTAAGTGGTGGGACAATATTAGTATCATTCTATATCCAACTTTTTTTGCGGGCCTCATTGGTTATACTACTTGGAGTCAAGGTGGGGAAGCTGGTATGGATCTGTTTTCAAAACTCATTTATATCAAAGGTGGCCTTGCCGCTCTTGGTGCTCTCATTGCTTGGGCACATCCGATTTCGATTTTACTTGCATTTATCACCGCGCCCATTGGAACTTTTGTTCCGATCTTTAAAGCAGGTTGGGTTAGTGCCCTTTCGGAATCTTATTTGCGGAAACCTTTAGTGGAAGACTTCGAACATATCGCTGAAGATTCTGAATCTTTCGCCGGGTTTTGGAAAAATCGTGTCCTCCATATCTTTCTTGTTTTTTTTCTCCCACAATTTGGATCTACCATTGGAACCTTTATTGTTGCAGGAAAAGGCTTGAAGAATTTATTTTAA
- a CDS encoding chemotaxis protein CheD, producing the protein MSIKSKIINVGIADIKVGKDPDVLRTTLGSCIGIVLYDPEQKVGAISHIMLAKDPTGKDATKFPHKYGETALPILIEMMKQQGSNIGQYSCRMFGGASMFKGINSQFLQNIGEQNIAIVKKFMEEKKIPVIVEDVAGNEGRTISLYCDDGRVLLKKAGMEKYLYKVR; encoded by the coding sequence ATGTCTATAAAATCCAAAATCATCAATGTGGGAATTGCCGACATTAAGGTCGGAAAAGATCCAGATGTGCTCAGAACTACACTAGGTTCATGCATAGGAATCGTTTTGTATGATCCAGAACAGAAAGTGGGAGCCATTTCTCACATCATGCTTGCCAAAGATCCTACGGGAAAGGATGCCACCAAGTTTCCACATAAATATGGAGAAACGGCTCTTCCTATCCTCATCGAAATGATGAAACAACAAGGATCCAACATTGGTCAGTACTCTTGCCGTATGTTTGGAGGTGCTTCCATGTTCAAAGGAATCAATTCCCAATTTTTACAAAACATCGGGGAACAGAACATCGCAATCGTTAAAAAATTTATGGAAGAGAAGAAAATTCCCGTCATAGTAGAAGATGTGGCAGGGAATGAAGGAAGAACCATCAGCCTTTATTGTGACGACGGGCGTGTGTTGTTAAAAAAAGCTGGTATGGAAAAATACCTTTATAAGGTGCGTTAG
- a CDS encoding HDOD domain-containing protein produces MLKSKVDEILQDVNKLPAISSVVSKVLEKLQKPDVNIADLAQEISKDPAITANVIKLSNSAYYRASKPIRTVQEALMTLGIKTVKEIVLLTAAKGILSQDLNSYQIEAAQLWTSSLLVAELSSKIVQHKKLKIDKDLAFTSGLLCSVGKIVLAQFFSPVMMQIKTDLKDNQEPFPVLEKKYFGYTHMEVSENLLKRWNFPQELTDVVANYLTPEDSKNNPLLTSVVHIASILIVVSGIGIDIGGESVPISPFALSQTGVTEADIETYFVHIPDLQAGLADLLNV; encoded by the coding sequence ATGCTAAAATCAAAGGTTGATGAAATATTACAGGACGTAAATAAACTGCCAGCAATTTCGTCGGTTGTTTCTAAGGTTTTGGAAAAACTCCAAAAACCGGATGTAAATATTGCTGACCTTGCACAGGAAATTTCGAAAGATCCGGCCATCACAGCAAACGTAATTAAACTTTCCAACTCTGCTTACTACAGAGCATCCAAACCCATTCGCACTGTCCAAGAAGCGCTCATGACTCTTGGAATCAAAACAGTAAAAGAAATTGTCCTTCTCACTGCTGCCAAGGGAATTCTTTCCCAAGACCTCAACAGTTACCAAATAGAAGCTGCCCAACTTTGGACTTCCTCTTTACTAGTTGCTGAACTTTCTAGCAAAATTGTACAACATAAAAAACTAAAGATTGATAAGGATCTTGCCTTCACTTCTGGACTTCTTTGTAGTGTTGGAAAAATCGTACTGGCTCAGTTTTTCAGTCCAGTAATGATGCAAATCAAAACAGATCTAAAAGACAACCAAGAACCCTTCCCGGTTCTAGAAAAAAAATACTTTGGATATACCCATATGGAAGTATCCGAAAATCTTTTGAAACGTTGGAATTTTCCACAGGAACTCACTGATGTTGTAGCAAACTACCTAACACCAGAAGATTCCAAAAACAATCCACTCCTAACTTCTGTTGTTCATATTGCCAGCATCCTAATCGTAGTTTCTGGAATTGGAATCGATATTGGTGGTGAGTCTGTTCCTATTTCTCCTTTTGCACTTAGCCAAACAGGCGTTACGGAAGCTGATATTGAAACATACTTTGTTCACATCCCTGACTTACAAGCCGGCCTCGCTGATTTGTTAAACGTATAA
- a CDS encoding shikimate kinase, producing the protein MNIIFIGARGAGKSKVSRSLSKQTDFPVVSTDSIAVYEAGGIPIPNFVEKSGWKTFRELEFSILQKLQNADGIILDCGGGILFDLDANGNEIPSQRKLDLLRKIGRIVYLERGIEELIEKVKGDSTRPDLSKVTSYRAILEKRIPVYQEAAHYKLNLSKLSKEEAAERVLDWLGIKSK; encoded by the coding sequence ATGAACATTATCTTTATTGGAGCAAGAGGGGCTGGGAAATCCAAAGTCTCTCGTTCCCTTTCCAAACAAACAGACTTCCCCGTAGTTTCGACAGATTCCATTGCTGTGTATGAAGCAGGTGGCATCCCCATCCCAAATTTTGTTGAAAAATCAGGATGGAAAACTTTCCGGGAACTAGAATTCTCTATTTTGCAAAAATTACAAAATGCAGATGGGATCATTCTGGATTGTGGTGGTGGAATTTTATTTGATTTGGATGCAAACGGAAATGAAATCCCAAGCCAACGAAAACTAGACTTACTTAGAAAGATCGGAAGGATTGTTTATCTAGAACGAGGGATAGAAGAACTGATTGAAAAGGTGAAAGGAGATTCGACAAGACCGGACCTTTCCAAAGTTACATCTTACCGCGCCATTTTAGAGAAAAGAATCCCCGTTTACCAAGAAGCAGCTCATTATAAGCTAAATCTTTCGAAACTTTCCAAAGAAGAAGCCGCCGAACGAGTCTTAGACTGGCTTGGAATCAAATCTAAATAA
- a CDS encoding TPM domain-containing protein, with translation MKFIFPFLRPRFFFLFLLGVVPLEIFAKEIPVLERRVTWEEGTISKADADIWERTLEDHEKKTSNQIAILVIHSLEGEILEEYSLKVAETWKLGQKNKDNGVLVLLSIEDRKVRIEVGYGLEGILTDAYCNRIIQKKMIPYFKSDMYADGITAGLTEILTTLDTGVTPEEPNLWEKFQSFRGIGAEQGWHLYLVGLIFVGIIFLFATILAFHKEDNSVWVFFFLLVFFQWVPSIFYGFYGWVVCNFIYVFGFIFVRLTRDKLSFVKSLSDKITNSVTYSSGSSSGGGFGSGGGSSGGFSGGGGSFGGGGSSGSW, from the coding sequence ATGAAATTTATATTTCCTTTTCTCCGTCCCAGGTTTTTCTTTCTTTTTCTTTTGGGAGTGGTTCCTCTCGAAATTTTTGCCAAAGAGATCCCCGTTTTAGAAAGAAGAGTCACATGGGAGGAGGGAACGATCTCCAAAGCAGATGCAGATATCTGGGAGAGAACTTTAGAAGACCACGAGAAAAAAACTTCAAACCAAATTGCCATTCTCGTTATACATTCGTTAGAAGGTGAGATTTTAGAAGAATATAGTCTAAAAGTTGCGGAAACTTGGAAGTTAGGTCAAAAAAATAAGGACAACGGAGTCCTCGTTTTACTTTCCATCGAAGATAGAAAGGTGCGAATCGAAGTGGGTTACGGCCTCGAAGGAATTCTCACAGATGCCTATTGCAATCGTATCATTCAGAAAAAAATGATTCCCTACTTTAAATCAGATATGTATGCAGACGGGATTACGGCTGGTTTAACAGAAATCCTTACCACTTTGGATACGGGTGTGACTCCAGAAGAACCAAACCTTTGGGAGAAGTTCCAATCATTTCGTGGGATCGGCGCCGAACAAGGTTGGCATTTGTATTTAGTGGGTTTGATTTTTGTTGGAATTATCTTTCTTTTCGCAACCATCTTGGCCTTCCATAAAGAGGATAATAGTGTTTGGGTATTTTTCTTTTTATTAGTTTTTTTCCAGTGGGTGCCTTCGATTTTTTATGGGTTCTATGGTTGGGTTGTATGCAACTTCATTTATGTATTTGGGTTCATTTTTGTCCGGCTAACAAGAGATAAGTTGTCTTTTGTAAAATCTCTATCGGATAAGATTACAAATTCAGTTACATACTCTTCTGGAAGTTCTTCGGGAGGGGGCTTTGGTTCTGGAGGAGGATCATCGGGAGGATTCAGCGGAGGAGGTGGGAGTTTTGGCGGTGGTGGCTCCAGTGGAAGTTGGTAG